A genomic window from Anthocerotibacter panamensis C109 includes:
- a CDS encoding 50S ribosomal protein L25, with translation MIQIIACERSSGPNPRALRRSDLIPAVVYGHRGTQAQSLVLNRLEAEKLLKKVTVNNTRFQLQVEDGWGGTVVLREVQRDYARSQLQHLSFFAIAGHRHVHLELPLLYLGEPENMGTQGVLEKVLTRIPVIARSDAMPEAIEVDVSHLEMGAILTLSDLMLPSGVEAIGNPELVVAHVVPSSTTLELNALSTPLLEEEASAVPAIREKSSFA, from the coding sequence ATGATTCAAATCATCGCCTGCGAGCGTTCCTCTGGCCCAAATCCCCGTGCCCTACGTCGCTCAGACCTCATCCCGGCAGTGGTCTACGGTCATCGCGGAACCCAAGCGCAGTCTCTAGTCTTGAATAGGCTGGAGGCGGAGAAATTACTCAAGAAGGTGACGGTCAATAACACCCGCTTCCAGTTGCAGGTCGAGGATGGGTGGGGTGGAACGGTTGTCCTGCGCGAAGTACAGCGTGATTATGCGCGCAGCCAACTACAACATCTGAGTTTCTTCGCCATTGCCGGACACCGCCACGTCCATTTAGAGTTACCGCTCCTCTACCTAGGTGAGCCTGAGAACATGGGAACCCAAGGGGTTCTCGAGAAAGTTCTGACACGAATTCCTGTAATTGCTCGCTCTGACGCGATGCCTGAAGCTATTGAAGTGGACGTGAGCCACTTGGAGATGGGCGCTATTCTTACCCTATCTGACCTAATGCTGCCCTCCGGCGTTGAGGCGATAGGGAACCCGGAACTGGTCGTCGCCCACGTTGTTCCCTCCTCTACCACCCTAGAACTGAACGCTCTCAGCACTCCCCTCCTTGAAGAAGAGGCTTCCGCAGTCCCCGCCATCCGCGAAAAAAGCAGTTTTGCCTAG
- a CDS encoding M28 family peptidase, with translation MPKLLHHRSSLARFCWGLMLVLALTLMVRAETAASKQAATDLSRLVTFGPRVAGTPQGRQALDYLLNQYRQAGYDAVVQPFTYTKFDDLGSSLMVKDTRINGLALTNSVGGKITAPLVLVPNAGRPADFARVSVKGALALVRRGEIHFTEKAHNAAQAGAVGLIVVNSEAGELLGLLNEPVEIPVFALSGVRGRPLLQNPPTTATLAVSTRREVIKGQNLIAHLPGIDRPRILLGGHYDSVPGSPGANDNASGTAVVLNLARRLAGTSTARVCWFLAFDGEEDGLEGSQAFVEQAPAGLLKGLGAMLNFDMVGVNEKLLVGGTDHLTAFARRVDPALTVFPDNQRSDHASFIRAGVPAIFFYRGEEPNYHQPGDVQVDTGLLERTVQTALTLVRKFLESEQASL, from the coding sequence ATGCCTAAACTACTGCATCACCGGTCTTCTTTGGCCCGTTTCTGCTGGGGGCTGATGCTCGTCTTGGCCTTGACCCTGATGGTCCGAGCCGAGACTGCCGCATCTAAGCAAGCCGCCACGGATCTATCGCGGTTGGTCACCTTCGGCCCACGGGTGGCGGGGACCCCGCAGGGGCGGCAGGCACTGGATTATCTGCTCAACCAGTACCGCCAAGCGGGATATGATGCTGTCGTTCAACCTTTTACCTATACCAAGTTTGACGATTTGGGCTCCAGCCTCATGGTCAAGGACACCCGCATCAATGGGCTAGCTCTGACCAATTCGGTAGGGGGCAAGATCACAGCACCGTTGGTCCTCGTCCCCAATGCGGGCAGACCCGCCGACTTTGCTCGGGTCTCGGTCAAGGGCGCTCTAGCTCTGGTCCGGCGCGGGGAGATCCACTTCACCGAAAAAGCCCATAATGCTGCTCAGGCGGGAGCCGTGGGCCTCATTGTTGTCAACTCGGAGGCGGGGGAATTATTGGGCTTGCTCAATGAGCCTGTGGAGATCCCCGTCTTTGCCCTCTCGGGCGTGCGGGGACGTCCACTCCTACAGAACCCTCCTACCACTGCGACCCTAGCGGTCAGCACGCGCCGAGAGGTGATCAAAGGGCAAAACCTGATTGCCCACCTGCCGGGTATAGACCGCCCCCGAATCTTGCTGGGGGGGCACTATGACTCTGTCCCCGGTTCTCCGGGAGCCAATGACAATGCCTCCGGGACCGCTGTCGTCCTCAATCTAGCCCGCCGCCTCGCGGGTACTTCCACCGCCCGCGTCTGCTGGTTTTTGGCTTTTGATGGGGAGGAAGATGGGTTGGAAGGGTCACAGGCTTTTGTGGAGCAGGCTCCGGCAGGCTTGCTGAAAGGGTTGGGGGCGATGCTTAACTTTGATATGGTCGGGGTCAACGAAAAACTCCTGGTTGGTGGGACAGACCATTTGACCGCTTTTGCCCGTCGGGTGGACCCGGCTTTGACCGTTTTTCCAGACAACCAACGCAGTGACCATGCCTCATTCATTCGCGCAGGAGTCCCAGCCATCTTCTTCTATCGCGGCGAAGAACCAAACTATCACCAGCCGGGAGATGTTCAGGTGGACACCGGATTACTCGAACGCACAGTGCAGACAGCCCTGACCCTCGTGCGTAAGTTTCTGGAGTCAGAGCAGGCTTCACTCTAG
- a CDS encoding tetratricopeptide repeat protein: MTPFVDYYSLLELAPTASPEAIKQAFHRLARKYHPDVAGPASQRRFQEINEAYQTLSDPQQRYAYDQRFQEERRPKPMSEPAPPGPGIVFRTSPLRPTGAQQELKQGLQQVKQALKNRQYTVAITQAEALLQQFPQDKAIQHQLALACQRLGNALIYRGDYRQAKVYLTRALDLEPDNAHLVFEVKRDLARLNL, from the coding sequence ATGACACCCTTCGTGGACTATTACAGCCTCTTGGAATTAGCCCCTACGGCCAGTCCCGAAGCCATCAAACAAGCCTTTCATCGCCTTGCCCGGAAATATCACCCGGATGTGGCGGGTCCGGCTTCTCAGCGGCGGTTTCAGGAGATCAACGAAGCCTATCAAACCCTGAGCGATCCCCAGCAGCGCTACGCCTATGACCAGCGCTTCCAAGAGGAGCGCCGCCCCAAGCCCATGTCCGAACCTGCACCTCCAGGTCCTGGCATTGTCTTCAGGACCAGCCCGCTGCGGCCTACAGGTGCCCAGCAGGAGCTGAAACAGGGACTCCAGCAGGTGAAGCAGGCCCTCAAGAACCGGCAGTATACCGTCGCCATCACACAGGCTGAAGCCCTCCTCCAACAGTTCCCCCAGGACAAAGCAATCCAACATCAGTTGGCCCTTGCCTGTCAGCGTCTAGGTAATGCGTTGATCTATCGGGGGGATTACCGTCAGGCCAAGGTCTATCTCACTCGGGCACTGGACTTGGAGCCGGACAATGCCCATCTGGTTTTTGAGGTCAAGCGCGACCTCGCTCGCCTTAACCTCTGA
- a CDS encoding NAD(P)H-quinone oxidoreductase subunit J — MSEQTGAEESNSPPEAVVVVEPGPVTKLLLEKGLAVEFEGFDQLQIEIVKVPPQELLAVGRVLFDQGYNYLRNQYAYDAAPGGALVSGYDLTQVTDAASHPPEVRLKVYLDRQNPVVPSVYWIWKAADFQERESYDMYGILYEGHPNLKRILMPEDWVGWPMRKDYITPDFYELQDAY, encoded by the coding sequence GTGAGTGAGCAAACAGGAGCAGAGGAAAGCAACAGCCCCCCCGAGGCTGTGGTCGTTGTCGAGCCCGGTCCCGTCACCAAGTTGCTTCTAGAAAAAGGCTTGGCGGTTGAGTTCGAGGGTTTTGACCAGCTCCAGATCGAAATCGTCAAAGTCCCACCCCAAGAGCTTCTGGCAGTGGGTCGCGTGCTCTTCGACCAAGGCTACAACTACCTGCGCAACCAGTACGCCTACGACGCCGCTCCAGGCGGTGCTTTGGTCAGTGGCTACGACCTGACTCAGGTGACGGATGCTGCCTCCCATCCCCCCGAAGTGCGCCTCAAGGTCTACCTTGACCGCCAGAACCCAGTGGTACCCTCGGTCTATTGGATCTGGAAGGCAGCGGACTTTCAGGAGCGCGAGTCCTACGACATGTACGGAATCCTCTACGAAGGGCACCCAAACCTCAAGCGCATTCTCATGCCCGAGGACTGGGTCGGCTGGCCGATGCGCAAGGACTACATCACCCCTGATTTCTACGAATTACAGGATGCCTATTGA
- a CDS encoding leucyl aminopeptidase, which produces MEFTLHDTPLLAYQGDGLAVGLFEGQTSLAGELAQLDDKLCGQLTEVIAEEGFKGKAASKVTLRTAPGWPIRKVILVGLGPVEKYTRDTARQAAANAARAAQSLKCKTLALSLPVATNPAVMLQAAVEGAGLALHTFDRFKSQSTSDEEGPSNGLQTVTLLGSASAPIVPAAQAIVSGTLLARELVSSPANYVTPECLATEAQTIARDFGLTCKILEREDCAALGMGAFLGVAQGSDMPPKFIHLTYTGSGEITRRLAIVGKGLTFDSGGLSIKSAKGMELMKFDMGGAAATLGAARALGELKPPGVQVHFIVAATENMPSGKAIHPGDILTASNGKTIEVDNTDAEGRLTLADSLVYAEGLGVDAIVDLATLTGACMVALGNDVAGLFSENAELTEAIQAAAQAAGEKVWPMPMDVPYFESMKSIVADMKNIGGQYGGAITAALFLKQFVAKTPWVHLDIAGPVWSDKQKGYINKGGTGFGVRTLVAWVLGT; this is translated from the coding sequence ATGGAATTCACACTACACGACACTCCGCTGCTGGCATACCAGGGGGACGGTCTGGCCGTAGGGCTCTTTGAGGGCCAGACCAGCCTTGCAGGTGAACTGGCGCAACTGGATGACAAACTCTGCGGCCAGTTGACGGAGGTTATCGCCGAGGAAGGATTCAAGGGTAAAGCTGCGAGCAAAGTCACCCTCAGAACCGCCCCCGGTTGGCCCATCAGGAAAGTAATCCTGGTCGGGCTGGGGCCAGTCGAAAAGTACACCCGCGACACAGCCCGTCAAGCTGCCGCTAATGCCGCACGCGCCGCCCAAAGCCTCAAATGTAAAACGCTGGCTTTGAGCCTCCCCGTCGCTACAAATCCGGCAGTGATGCTCCAGGCCGCAGTAGAAGGGGCTGGCCTCGCTCTCCACACATTCGACCGCTTCAAATCCCAGTCAACATCTGACGAAGAAGGTCCCTCGAACGGGCTACAAACAGTCACGCTGTTAGGTTCTGCCTCAGCGCCCATTGTTCCTGCGGCCCAAGCCATTGTCAGCGGGACGCTCCTCGCCCGCGAACTGGTCTCCTCCCCAGCCAACTACGTCACCCCTGAGTGCCTCGCCACCGAGGCTCAGACCATCGCCCGCGACTTCGGGCTCACATGCAAGATTCTAGAACGCGAAGACTGCGCTGCCCTCGGTATGGGTGCTTTTCTGGGAGTTGCGCAGGGTTCAGATATGCCGCCTAAATTTATTCACCTTACCTATACCGGATCAGGGGAGATTACCCGTCGCCTCGCTATTGTCGGCAAGGGCCTAACGTTTGATTCGGGCGGCCTCTCGATCAAGTCTGCTAAGGGCATGGAGTTGATGAAGTTTGACATGGGCGGGGCTGCTGCGACCCTGGGGGCTGCTCGTGCGCTCGGAGAACTCAAGCCTCCAGGAGTCCAGGTTCACTTTATCGTAGCGGCTACCGAGAACATGCCCTCAGGCAAAGCCATCCATCCCGGCGATATCTTGACAGCTAGTAATGGTAAAACCATCGAAGTCGATAACACCGATGCCGAAGGCCGTCTCACGCTGGCTGATTCTCTTGTCTATGCCGAAGGTTTGGGTGTGGACGCGATAGTGGACCTCGCCACGTTGACAGGAGCCTGTATGGTTGCACTGGGCAATGATGTAGCAGGCTTGTTCAGCGAAAACGCCGAGTTGACCGAGGCCATCCAAGCCGCCGCCCAGGCTGCTGGAGAAAAAGTCTGGCCGATGCCCATGGATGTGCCCTACTTCGAGTCGATGAAGTCCATTGTCGCGGACATGAAAAACATCGGAGGGCAGTACGGCGGGGCTATCACGGCTGCGCTGTTCCTCAAGCAGTTTGTAGCTAAGACGCCTTGGGTCCACCTCGACATCGCGGGTCCGGTCTGGTCCGACAAGCAAAAAGGCTACATC